In Azospirillum humicireducens, the genomic stretch GAGATTGTGGAGGTCGCCTCGTCCAGCCGCCGCTGCCCGCGTTCGCCATAGACGGTCACGGCGTCGAGCACGGTTGCCGGCTGGCCCGCCTGCGGGGCTGCCGCCGTCTGCGTCGCCGTCTGTCCCACCGTCTGGGCGAGCGCGGCACCGGCGCCGGCCAGGGTCAGCGCCGACGCCGACAGCCACAGCGCCCGGCGCAACCGTCCAGGCCCTGCGATCCGCCTCGAAATGCTGGGGGTTGCGGTCATCTCTGTCTCTCCTCGCTTTTTTGGGGTCACGCCGGACCCGGCCGGCACGATGATGTCAGTTTTGCTATTGATTATTATTCTCAACTACTAGGCGCAGAACGGGCAAGTCGGCCGTCATTCCCACGAAGGCGCATAGGCGCCAACTTAAGGATTTGATGACGCTCGAAGCCAAGGACATCCCTCGTCGAGTGTCATCCCCGCACAGGCGGGGATCCAGTGTTTCCCAAGCGAAATCAATGGGTTAGACTGGATCCCCGCCTCCGCGGGGATGACGGCCGAGTGAGGTCCACAATCACTCAGAAGCTCTCATGCCGCTGACAGGCAGAGCCGGTCGCGCAGGGCCAGGAAGCGCTCCACCTGATCGGCCAGAAGCTGGCGCTTCTCGTCGCGGCCGACGAAGATCTTGAACATCGCCTCGCCGTCGCCGTTGAAGAAGATCACGGCGCAGCTGTCGCCGCTGCCCATGAAGGGACGGCGGACGAAGGCGAGGTCGGCGCAGCGGCCAAGCCGGATATGGCCGCCGATCGGGCTGCCGCCGGCCAGATTGTAAAAGCCGCGCCCGAACTGGCCGAGCGGAAGCGGTCCCTTGCATTCCAGGACCAGATCGGCGCTGTGCACCAGGAAGGTGATCGGCCCCCAGCCGGCGATGTCGGTCATCGCCGCTTCCGCCGCCGAACCGGGGGCGAAGCCACGCATGGCCTCCGGCAGGCAATCGACGACGGTACGCAGGCTGACGCCAGTCTCCGCAGCCACCGCCTCCAGCACCCCGCCGGGTTCGGCGAGAAGCCGGGCACGCAGGGACTCCAATGCTGCATCCTGGCTGGCGGCGGGGGTGTGCTGTGCGGTCATGGCGGGTTCCGAATGGGCAGGACGGAGGGGGACAGGTGTCTGTCCGGTGATATCTATGAGAATAATTCGCAGTCGCGTTTAAGCTCAACCGCGCTTCCCTTAACGCCGCTTAATGTGGCGGGGGTGTCCGGTCCATCTGGGCGTGGCGGCCGAGACGGATGGTGACGCGGAGCCCTGGCGCATTGTCCTCCAGCAGCAGCCCGCCGCCATGCAGGGTGGCGATGGCGCCCACGATGGACAGGCCGAGCCCATAGCCCGGCACCCCATTCTGCGGATTGAGCCGGAAGAAGCGCTGGACCGCCAGCGCCCGCTGGCCGGGGGCGAGCCCCGGTCCGCGGTCGGCGACGCACAGCTCCTCCCAGCCGTCGCGGATGCCGGCCGACAGCCGGATTTCCTGCCCGTCTGCCGCATATTTCAGGGCATTGTCCACGAGGTTGGCAACGGCCTGGAACAGCAGGCTGCGGTCGCCGCGGATGCGCAACCCCGGTTCGACCGCGACGGACAGCGTGACGCCCGCGTCGTCGGCCAGCGGCAGGTAGGATTCGCGGATCTCCTCCAGCAACGCTTCGGCGTCCAGCGGCTCCATGCTCAGGCTGCAGCGGGCGGTTTCGATCTCGCCCAGCCGCATGATGGCGCGGAACAGCTGCTGGATGCGCAGGGTCTCCTCGATGCCGTCCTCCAGCGCGCGGCGGATCTCGGGGTCGGCGCACTCCTCGGCGATGCCGGCCAGCCGGTTGTGCAGGTGGGTCAACGGCGTTCGCAGCTCGTGCGCGATGCTGCTGGACACGCTCGACACCTCCTCCACCAGCCGGTTGACGCGGTCGAGCGTGCGGTTGATCTCGCGGCCGAGGCCGGCGAACTCGTCGTCGGTGCGGCCGACGTCGATCCGGCGGTTGCGGTCGCCCCCGGCATAGGCGGCGAGCGCCTCGCTCATCGCACCGACCCGGCGCAGGGTGCCGGAGCTGAAATAGACGCCGAAGGTCAGGCTGGTCAGCAGGAACAGCAGCACGCCGACACCGGCCGCCAGCGGCACCGCCCGCATCTGGCTCAGCATCGGCTGGATGTCGTAGGCGTTGATGAAGCGTCCGCCATCGGGCAGCGCCACCACCAGAGCCTGCATCTTCCAGCCGTCGGTGGCGTCCTTGCCGCGGCGTTCGACCAGCCCGGTGGGGCAGGAGGCGAGACGCGCGGGATCGCAGTTCAGCACGTCCAGCAGCCGGGCCGCCGTCGCGTCGTCGCCGTAGAGCAGCCGTCCCGAGGCATCCAGCACCAACCGCTTGCGCGCCGTCTCCGTTTCGAACTGCTCGCGACGGCGCAGGTCGGCGGCCAGATCGGGGGAGTCGCCGAACCGCCCAAGCTGGCGCTGGGTCGCGGTGTCGCGTTCCAGCAGCTCGACCACATGGTCCTTGACCAGATCGGTCAGCAGGCTGCGGCTCCACAGCACCGCACCCGAGGTGACGACGACGAAGACCGCACCGATGGTCATGGTCTGGCGAAAGCTGCGGGTGTCGAGCAGCGGGCGGATGCGGGCGGGAAGCCGCTCAACCAAGCGCATAGCCGATGGCCCGCACGGTGCGCAGCAGGGGCGGATCGAAATCCTTGTCGATCTTGCTGCGCAGCTTGAAGACATGCACCTCCACCAGATTGGTCGGCGGGTTGAAGCCGTAGCCCCACGCCTTTTCCAGCAGCATGGTCCGCGTCACCGTCTGGCCGGGGTTGCTCATCAGGATGTGCAGCAGGCGGAATTCCTTGTCGGTCAGCTCGATGGGCACGCCCTGCCGCGTCACCCGTCGCTGGACCACGTCCATCACCAGATCGCCGACGGACAGCAGGTCGCCGGGAGCCGCCATCGCCTGCCCGTGGCGGCGGGACAGATGCTCCAGCCGCACCAGCAGTTCGGCGAAGTCGAAGGGTTTGCCAAGATAGTCGTCGGCCCCGGCGCGCAGCCCGGCCACCCTGTCGGAGGTCTCGTCCAGCGCCGACAGCACCAGCACCGGCGGATGGCGCGTGCCGTTCAGCCGCTTCAGCACCTCCATCCCGTCGAGCTTCGGCAGCATGCGGTCGAGCACGACGACGTCGAACGCCTCTTCCGCCAGCAGGCGCAGCGCCTCCTCGCCGTCGCCGGAGAAGCGGCAGGAATGGCCGGAGCCGTTGAGCTTGGCCCCGATCCAATAGCTGACGGCCGCATCGTCCTCGACGACCAGAACGCGCAACGCCTCCTCCCTTCGTAAAAAATGATATTAATAATCAGTCGCAAAACGGCTGTCCAGCCCGGATGGCGGCTGCCCTGTCGTGGCAAAGACGGCCCCCTGTCCGTCCGGCGCCGGCATCCGGACGAAGCGGGTGGCGAAGACCCGTTCCAGAACCGGAACCGGCAGGGCGGACATCGGGCCGCTCCACGCCTCCCGCCCGTCGGCCAGCACCAGCGCGTCGTCGCAATAGCGGGCGGCCAGCGTCATGTCGTGCAGCACCACGGCGCAGGCGCCGCCGGTCCGCTCCATCCAGGCCCGCGCCGCCCGCAGCAGGTGATGCTGGTGTGCCGGATCCAGGCTGGCGGTCGGTTCGTCGAGCAGCAGACAGGGTGAGCCGTCCGGTCCGTCGCGGTGGAGCGCTCCGGCGGCAAGCTGGGCCAGCGCGCGGGCGAAGGCGACCCGCTGGCTCTCGCCACCCGACAACTGGGGCAGCAGGCGGTCGCGCACCCCCTCGGCATCGGCGGCCCGCAGGCTGTCGGCGATCAGCCGCCGCCGCTCGCCGGCGCTGCAGGGGGCGGTTTCGACCGCCAGCATGATCGCCTCCTCCACCGAGAAGGCGAAACCGGCGGCTGGATGCTGGCCGACCAGCGCCCGGCGGCGGGCGAGAAGCCGCGGCGGCAGCTCGCGCAGATCCCGGCCGTCGAGCCGGACGGCGCCGCCGGTCGGCCGGCGTTCGCCGGACAGCAGGGCCAGCAGGGTCGATTTGCCGGCGCCGTTGGGGCCGAGGATGGCCAGCAGCCGGCCGGGAACCAGATGGACGGTCACGCCGTCGACCAGCCGGCGGCCGCCCACGGCGAAGGACACTTGATCGGCTTGCAGCAAGATGGGGTTCCTCACCCGAACGAACGTCCGCCGCGGACGCGCAGCAGCCACAGGAAGACGGGCGCGCCGACGGCGCCCAGCAGCAGCCCGACCGGCACGTCGGCCGGGGCGGCGATGCTGCGGGCGGTGGTGTCGGCGAGCACCAGCAGGGTCGCCGCCGCCAGGGCGGTGGCCGGCAGCAGCCGGCGGTGGACCGGCCCCAGCCAGAGCCGGATCATGTGCGGCACCACCAGCCCGACGAAGCCGATCAGGCCGGAGACGGCGACCGCCGCCCCCACCCCCAGCGCCACCAGCAGGACGGTGCGCACGGCGAAACGATGCGGCTCCAGCCCGAGCAGGAAGGCGTCGCGCTCGCCCAACGCATAGAGGTCGAGCCGGCGGGCATTGGCGAGCAGGCCGGCAGTGGCGGCCAGCATCAGGACCAGGGCCGGCCCGATGTGCGTCCAGGCGGCGCCGCCGAAGCCGCCCATCATCCAGAAGGTCATCTGCCGCAACGCCTGATCGTCGCCCAGATAGCTGCACAGGCCGATGCCGGCGGCGCCCAGGGCATTGACGGCCATGCCGGCCAGCAGCATGTCGGTAGCCGAACAGCGCCCGTCGCGCCGCGCCAGCGCCAGGATCAGGATCGTCGCGACCAGCGCGCCCAGGAAGGCGGTCGCCGGCAGCAGGGTGGACAGCGACAGGCCGCTGCGCGACAGCCCCAGCCCGGCAACGCCCAGCATCATGGTGACCGACCCGGCCAACGCCGCGCCGCTCGACACCCCGACCAGTCCGGGATCGGCCAGCGGGTTGCGGAAGATCGCCTGCAGCGAGGCGCCGGCGACGCCCAGCGTGACGCCGACCGCCGCCGCCAGCACGATGCGCGGCAGGCGCAGGGTGTAAAGGACGGCGGCGTCGCGGGCGCCCAGCGGCTCGCCCGGCAGGCCGACCGCCTGCGCCAGATGCGACAGCACCCGGTCCAGCGGCAGGGCGATGCTACCGGTCGACAGGGCGATCAGCACCGCAACCGTCAGCGCGGCACCCAGCAGCCCCAGGGCGGGCCCGAGGCGGGGGCGGCGGGCCGGGGCTACGCCGGCGATGGACATGCCGATGCTCATGGCCCGCCCTTTCCGGTTTGGGCGCGCAGCAGCGCCTCGACTGCTTCCGGCGTGCGCGGACCCAGCCCGACCAGAAGCGCGCCGTCGATCTGGACGACGCGACGGTCGCGCGCCGCCGGGGTCATCGCCAGCTGCGGCAGGGAGAGCAGGCCGTCGAGCCCGCCCGACCGCTCCACCAGCGCGCGGCTGACCAGCAGGATCTGCGGCTCGGCGGCCAGGGCGGCTTCGGCCGACAATGGCGGGAAGTCGCGGTCGCTGTCGATGGCGTTTCGCCCGCCGGCCAGCGCGATCAGGGCATCCGGCACCGTGCCGCGTCCGGCCGCCATCATTCCGCCGGGACCGCCGCCGACCAGACAGAGGATGCGCGCGCCCGCCTTGCCGGAACCGGCGGCCTGCTGCGCCTCGGCCGACAGGGCGGACAGCCGCCCGCCCACATCGGCGGCGAGGCGACGGCCCTCCTCCTCGCGGCCCAGGGCGCGGGCGACGGCGGCGATCTTGGCGGTCAGCCCGGCCGGGTTGGAGACTTCCGGCACCATCTCCACCGTCACGCCCATGGCGCGCAGCTGGTCGAAGGCGGTCTGCGGCCCGGCCCCCTCGACCGCCAGCACATGGGTGGGGGCGAGCGACATCAGCCCCTCCGCCGACAGGGTGCGCATATAGCCGACATCGGGCTTCGCCGAGGCGGCGGCCGGCTGGCGGCTGACCGTGTCGCGCCCGACCACCGCATCGCCGGCTCCGAGTGCGAAGGCAAGCTCCGTCACCGGCGCCCCGATGGTCACGAGGCGCATTTCCGCCGCCCCGGCGACCGGTGCGCCCAGACAAACGGCGGCACCGAAGGCGAGGGCGGCCAGCAGGCGGCGGGGGGCTGTGCGGGTCATCGTCGGCTCCCGCAACTCAGGCGACGCCCGGCAGGTCGGGCATCGACCGGGCCAACGCGCGCCATTCCGTCCGTTCCGGCTTGTCCTCGTCGCGCTGGCCGCAGAGGATCGCGCAGTTCTCCCCTTGCGCGTTGTAGAGCTCGACGGTGGTGATGCCGCCCTTGTCGGTCGGCTTGAACACCACCCAGGCGCTGGACAGGCGGGCCAGGTCGCAGCGCAGGCGGAAGGCGGGATCGTCGATGCCGAGCACGGCCCCGTCCGTCCGCAGCGTGGCGATGGTGCCGGTGTGGATCTGGATGCAGCCGGCATTGCCGACGAAGATCATGATCTCCATCCGGTCGTCGCGTGCGGAGTCTAGCAGGCCGGTCACCGCCGCCAGCGGGATTTCGCGGGCGAACTCGCCGCCCGCCAGCCGCATGGCGTCGAGGCGGGCGACGCCGAACCGCTTCAGCATCCCATGGAACTCGTGGACGTCGGCCATCGCCGCCCAGGCGGCGCGCAGGCCGGCGACGTCGATGTCGGCCGGGACGGTGGCGACGGCCTCGACCGGGGGTTCGCCGCTGTCGAGGCCGGCGGCCACGTCGCCATCGGTCCGGTGCTCGGCCAGGAAGGCGTCCCAGGCCGCGGCGTCGGTGTCGGCGGTACGATGGATGGCATGGACCGGGCGCCCGGCCGCATCCTGGACCAGGATGGCTCCGGCAGCCGGATCATAGGCGGTCCGGCGCCAGTGACGCGGGAAGATCCGCAGGTCGACGTCGCGGTTCAACACGATGATGGCGTGACCGTTGCCGGACACATTGCCGAACCGGCCGGTCTTCTCGTGGATGATGGCGCTGTTGGCGGTGACGACCCGGACCGGTCCAAGAGCGTCCAGCCGCGGCAGGACCGTCGGCCAGTCGACCTCGAGCCGCAGGAGGCCGGTCGCGCCGGCGGTGACGGTGGGCGCCTCGATGGTGGGCAGGGAGGTGTCGGGCATCGGGAAAATCCTCGGGAATGGCTGGTGCTGTGCCGGGTGGTGACGTTTCCCAGATGATTATGATAGTCATTATCAATGACAAGGCGGGGTTCATTAACCCGCATTAATTCCGGATTGCCGGGAACGGGAGGGGCGAGATTGCGCTTCCGGTCAGGGTCTCCATCACAGCCGTCGCCACCCACCTGTCGCGACTCTGCCGATTTCGGAATGCAAGCCGTTCGCAACCGGGCTATATGTCACGTTATAACATTACTATAAGCCCCTGATCGGTGGAGACGGCGGCTGAACGCCGTCTCCGGCCAACCAGTTGAAGGACCAAGGAATCGTGTCAGGACACGCTATTTGCCGCCGAATGCTCGGCGCACTCGGCATCGGTGCCATCGCGGCTTTCGCGCTGGCGCCAAGCGCCGCTTCCGCTCTGGACCGCACCCTGAGCATCGTGGCGCCGTGGGAGATCGGCAGCACCGATCCGTCGAAGTCCGGCTATGTCTTCACCCGCCTGGAGGTGGCCGAGACGCTGCTCGACGCCGACGACAGCGGACAGCCCCGCCCGGCACTGGCGGCATCCTGGACCGTTTCGGACGACCGGCTGACCTGGCGTTTCCGCCTGCGCGACGGCGTGCGCTTCCATGACGGCACGCCCATGACCGCCGAGGCGGCGGCGGCGAGCCTGCGCCATGCGCTGGGCAAGCCCGGTCCGCTCAAGCAGGCGCCGGTCGCCGCCATCGACGCGGACGGCGGGGAGATCGTCATCCGTCTCAGCGAGCCCTTCGGACCGCTGCCGGCCACACTCGCCCACAACTCCACCCTGATCCTGGCCCCGGCCGCCTACGCGGAAAACGGGCAGGTGACGCAGGTGATCGGCACCGGCCCCTACCGCATCGAACGGCTGGAGCCGCCGCAGCGCCTCGTCGCCGCCCGCTTCCCCGACTATTGGGGGGCCAAGCCGGCGGTGGAGCGGATCGGCTTCCTGGCCGCCGGGCGGGGCGAGACCCGCGCGCTGATGGCGGAGAGCGGCGACGCCGACATCGTCTTCACCCTCGACCCGGCCAGCCAGAAGCGGCTGCGCGGCAACCGCAAGCTCCAGGTCCATGCGGTGCCGATCCCGCGCACCGTGGCGCTGAAGGTGAATGCCGGGCACCCCTTCCTGCAGGACGTCCGCGCGCGGGAGGCATTGAGCCTGACCATCGACCGCGCCGGCATCGCCGCCGCCATCCTGCGCACGCCCGACGCCGCAGCCGGACAGCTGCTGCCGCCGAGCCTGCCGGAGTGGCATGTCGCAGGGTTGCCGCCGCTGGGCCGCGACATTGCGCGGGCATCGGCGCTGCTGGCCGAACTGGGCTGGACCAAGGGGGCCGACGGCATTCTGGAACGCGGCGGCCAGCCCTTCCGCCTGACCCTGCGCACCTTCCCCGACCGGCCGGAACTGCCGCTGATCGCCACCGCCATCCAGGATCAGGCACGCGCCGCCGGCATCGACCTGCGCGTCTCCATCGGCAATTCCAGCGACGTCCCGGCGGGCCACCGCGACGGCACCCTGGAACTGGCCCTGATGGCGCGCAACTTCGCCCTCATCCCCGACCCGCTGGCGACCCTGCTGGAGGATTTCGGACCGGAGGGCGGCGATTGGGGCGCCATGGGCTGGACCGAGCCGCGCATGGCGGCGGTGCTGGCCGAACTGCGCGACGCCACCGACCCGGCGCGCCGGGCGGAGCTGCGCCGGCAGGCCGTCACGCTGCTGCAGGCCGGACTGCCGGTGATCCCGGTCGCCCGGTATCAGCAGACCGCCGCCGTGTCCAAGCGCGTCGAAGGCTTCACCATCGACCCGTTCGAGCGCAGCTACCGCATCTCCAGCCTGCGGTGGGCACCGTGAGGCATTCCATGATCGTGAAGGCGGTCGGGCACCGGCTGCTGCAGGCGGTGCTGGTCGCGCTGGCGGTGGGAGTTCTGACCTTCCTGCTGACCGGCATGCTGCCGGGCGACATGGCCTTCCGCATCGCCGCCGGCCGCTACGGCTACGACCATGTCACGGCCGCGGCCGCAGAGGCCGTGCGGGCCGAGCTGGGCCTCGACCGTCCGGCGGCGATGGCGCTGGGCCATTGGCTGTGGGACCTGCTGCGCTTCGACCTCGGCGACTCGCTGGTCAGCGGCGATCCGGTGGTCGAGGAGATCGCCCACCAGCTCGGCCACTCCGCCAGGCTGGCGCTGACGGCCATCCTGTTGTCGACCCTGCTCGGGCTGCCTCTCGGCATCCTGGCCGGGCTGCGTCCGGGCGGGCTGGTGGACCGGGCGTCGCTGGTGCTGGCGACGGCGCTGCGGGCGGTGCCGCAGTTCGTGGTCGGCATCCTGCTGATCCTGCTGGTGGCGGTCGGGCTGGGCGCCCTGCCGGTGGCCGGGCACGACAGCGCGGCGCATGGGCTGCTGCCGGCGCTGACGCTGGCGCTGGGGATGGCCGCGGTGTCGAGCCGGGTCACGCGCGACGCCACGCTGGCGGTCGTCCGCTCCCCCTACTACGCCTTCGCCCGGACCAAGGGCCTGCCGGAACGGGCGGCCTTCCTGCGCCACGGGCTGCGCAACATCGGCGTGCCGGTCCTGGCCTATCAGGGGGTGCAGCTGGTCTATCTGATCGAGGGGGTCGTGGTGGTCGAGACGCTGTTCGCCTGGCCGGGCATCGGGCATGCGCTGGTCCATGCCGTCATCGCCCGCGACGTGCCGATGATCCAGGGCACCGCGCTGGTGATGGGGCTGACCTTCGTCCTGCTGAACGGGCTGGTGGATCTCGCCTGCGCCGCCATCGATCCGCGGAGGGCGCAGGCATGAGGGACAGCCTTCTCAACGGCCGCCGCATGACCGGACTGGCCGTCCTGGCGGCGGTCGCCGCCTTCGCCTGGGCGGTTCCGCTGCTGGCCGGCGCCGATCCCAACCGGCAAAACCTGACCGCCATCCTCGCCGCCCCGTCCTGGGCCGAGCCGCTGGGCACCGACCATCTCGGCCGCAGCATGCTGGCGCGGCTGGCTGCGGCGCTGCGGCTGTCGCTGAGCCTCGCCCTGTTGGGGGTGCTGTCGGCCGCTGTGCCGGGGGTGCTGCTGGGCATCGCGGCGGGCTGGC encodes the following:
- a CDS encoding ABC transporter permease, with translation MIVKAVGHRLLQAVLVALAVGVLTFLLTGMLPGDMAFRIAAGRYGYDHVTAAAAEAVRAELGLDRPAAMALGHWLWDLLRFDLGDSLVSGDPVVEEIAHQLGHSARLALTAILLSTLLGLPLGILAGLRPGGLVDRASLVLATALRAVPQFVVGILLILLVAVGLGALPVAGHDSAAHGLLPALTLALGMAAVSSRVTRDATLAVVRSPYYAFARTKGLPERAAFLRHGLRNIGVPVLAYQGVQLVYLIEGVVVVETLFAWPGIGHALVHAVIARDVPMIQGTALVMGLTFVLLNGLVDLACAAIDPRRAQA
- a CDS encoding ChuX/HutX family heme-like substrate-binding protein; protein product: MPDTSLPTIEAPTVTAGATGLLRLEVDWPTVLPRLDALGPVRVVTANSAIIHEKTGRFGNVSGNGHAIIVLNRDVDLRIFPRHWRRTAYDPAAGAILVQDAAGRPVHAIHRTADTDAAAWDAFLAEHRTDGDVAAGLDSGEPPVEAVATVPADIDVAGLRAAWAAMADVHEFHGMLKRFGVARLDAMRLAGGEFAREIPLAAVTGLLDSARDDRMEIMIFVGNAGCIQIHTGTIATLRTDGAVLGIDDPAFRLRCDLARLSSAWVVFKPTDKGGITTVELYNAQGENCAILCGQRDEDKPERTEWRALARSMPDLPGVA
- a CDS encoding sensor histidine kinase, with the protein product MRLVERLPARIRPLLDTRSFRQTMTIGAVFVVVTSGAVLWSRSLLTDLVKDHVVELLERDTATQRQLGRFGDSPDLAADLRRREQFETETARKRLVLDASGRLLYGDDATAARLLDVLNCDPARLASCPTGLVERRGKDATDGWKMQALVVALPDGGRFINAYDIQPMLSQMRAVPLAAGVGVLLFLLTSLTFGVYFSSGTLRRVGAMSEALAAYAGGDRNRRIDVGRTDDEFAGLGREINRTLDRVNRLVEEVSSVSSSIAHELRTPLTHLHNRLAGIAEECADPEIRRALEDGIEETLRIQQLFRAIMRLGEIETARCSLSMEPLDAEALLEEIRESYLPLADDAGVTLSVAVEPGLRIRGDRSLLFQAVANLVDNALKYAADGQEIRLSAGIRDGWEELCVADRGPGLAPGQRALAVQRFFRLNPQNGVPGYGLGLSIVGAIATLHGGGLLLEDNAPGLRVTIRLGRHAQMDRTPPPH
- a CDS encoding ABC transporter substrate-binding protein, with product MLGALGIGAIAAFALAPSAASALDRTLSIVAPWEIGSTDPSKSGYVFTRLEVAETLLDADDSGQPRPALAASWTVSDDRLTWRFRLRDGVRFHDGTPMTAEAAAASLRHALGKPGPLKQAPVAAIDADGGEIVIRLSEPFGPLPATLAHNSTLILAPAAYAENGQVTQVIGTGPYRIERLEPPQRLVAARFPDYWGAKPAVERIGFLAAGRGETRALMAESGDADIVFTLDPASQKRLRGNRKLQVHAVPIPRTVALKVNAGHPFLQDVRAREALSLTIDRAGIAAAILRTPDAAAGQLLPPSLPEWHVAGLPPLGRDIARASALLAELGWTKGADGILERGGQPFRLTLRTFPDRPELPLIATAIQDQARAAGIDLRVSIGNSSDVPAGHRDGTLELALMARNFALIPDPLATLLEDFGPEGGDWGAMGWTEPRMAAVLAELRDATDPARRAELRRQAVTLLQAGLPVIPVARYQQTAAVSKRVEGFTIDPFERSYRISSLRWAP
- a CDS encoding response regulator transcription factor, which produces MRVLVVEDDAAVSYWIGAKLNGSGHSCRFSGDGEEALRLLAEEAFDVVVLDRMLPKLDGMEVLKRLNGTRHPPVLVLSALDETSDRVAGLRAGADDYLGKPFDFAELLVRLEHLSRRHGQAMAAPGDLLSVGDLVMDVVQRRVTRQGVPIELTDKEFRLLHILMSNPGQTVTRTMLLEKAWGYGFNPPTNLVEVHVFKLRSKIDKDFDPPLLRTVRAIGYALG
- the hutX gene encoding heme utilization cystosolic carrier protein HutX, with translation MTAQHTPAASQDAALESLRARLLAEPGGVLEAVAAETGVSLRTVVDCLPEAMRGFAPGSAAEAAMTDIAGWGPITFLVHSADLVLECKGPLPLGQFGRGFYNLAGGSPIGGHIRLGRCADLAFVRRPFMGSGDSCAVIFFNGDGEAMFKIFVGRDEKRQLLADQVERFLALRDRLCLSAA
- a CDS encoding heme/hemin ABC transporter substrate-binding protein — encoded protein: MTRTAPRRLLAALAFGAAVCLGAPVAGAAEMRLVTIGAPVTELAFALGAGDAVVGRDTVSRQPAAASAKPDVGYMRTLSAEGLMSLAPTHVLAVEGAGPQTAFDQLRAMGVTVEMVPEVSNPAGLTAKIAAVARALGREEEGRRLAADVGGRLSALSAEAQQAAGSGKAGARILCLVGGGPGGMMAAGRGTVPDALIALAGGRNAIDSDRDFPPLSAEAALAAEPQILLVSRALVERSGGLDGLLSLPQLAMTPAARDRRVVQIDGALLVGLGPRTPEAVEALLRAQTGKGGP
- a CDS encoding ATP-binding cassette domain-containing protein, which encodes MLQADQVSFAVGGRRLVDGVTVHLVPGRLLAILGPNGAGKSTLLALLSGERRPTGGAVRLDGRDLRELPPRLLARRRALVGQHPAAGFAFSVEEAIMLAVETAPCSAGERRRLIADSLRAADAEGVRDRLLPQLSGGESQRVAFARALAQLAAGALHRDGPDGSPCLLLDEPTASLDPAHQHHLLRAARAWMERTGGACAVVLHDMTLAARYCDDALVLADGREAWSGPMSALPVPVLERVFATRFVRMPAPDGQGAVFATTGQPPSGLDSRFATDY
- a CDS encoding FecCD family ABC transporter permease; translated protein: MSIGMSIAGVAPARRPRLGPALGLLGAALTVAVLIALSTGSIALPLDRVLSHLAQAVGLPGEPLGARDAAVLYTLRLPRIVLAAAVGVTLGVAGASLQAIFRNPLADPGLVGVSSGAALAGSVTMMLGVAGLGLSRSGLSLSTLLPATAFLGALVATILILALARRDGRCSATDMLLAGMAVNALGAAGIGLCSYLGDDQALRQMTFWMMGGFGGAAWTHIGPALVLMLAATAGLLANARRLDLYALGERDAFLLGLEPHRFAVRTVLLVALGVGAAVAVSGLIGFVGLVVPHMIRLWLGPVHRRLLPATALAAATLLVLADTTARSIAAPADVPVGLLLGAVGAPVFLWLLRVRGGRSFG